One Picrophilus oshimae DSM 9789 genomic region harbors:
- a CDS encoding 50S ribosomal protein L32e, whose protein sequence is MSEKPLLSKDEKRLLKIKNRMSRKRVEFRRQEWFRYKKFNESWRKPRGKHSKLREHLGYRPPVVDAGYRSPAAVRGLHPSGFAEKLVYNVNDLKSINPDREGARIASSVGMRKRKEIEEEADNLGIHVFNRVVK, encoded by the coding sequence GAGAAGAGATTGCTAAAGATAAAAAACAGAATGTCAAGGAAGCGCGTTGAATTCAGAAGGCAGGAGTGGTTTAGATACAAAAAATTTAATGAATCATGGAGGAAGCCAAGGGGAAAGCACTCAAAGCTAAGGGAGCACCTTGGATACAGGCCACCGGTTGTTGACGCAGGTTACCGTTCACCGGCTGCAGTTCGTGGACTGCACCCATCAGGTTTTGCAGAGAAACTTGTTTACAATGTAAACGATTTAAAAAGCATAAATCCTGATAGGGAGGGTGCAAGGATAGCCTCAAGCGTTGGCATGAGGAAGAGAAAGGAAATAGAGGAAGAGGCAGATAACCTTGGCATACACGTTTTTAACAGGGTGGTAAAATGA